From Mastacembelus armatus chromosome 13, fMasArm1.2, whole genome shotgun sequence, one genomic window encodes:
- the gvin1l2 gene encoding interferon-induced very large GTPase 1, whose amino-acid sequence MSFKSARRLTSKRKKPPKDNAQVEVLNKLGLETFWTTPLDPASMLDISTWTLENKAPQDPKDLPNAFLQRLWMLSPDARSSCCKPPYDVQNDANKSSEEKVNHVGEESQYAIHPLDLVTAVFMSSNTFLQQEMTMRMVQCQFAVPLVLPNIDPEEPSHFLLWPMRGVLSQWRSHFPDKNRTVQEGHLASTCMPMVSCVKLGLCSISKSQVLNHVIRGLKFQSETFLHRGVDGGELPRRLSNGLVEIGWYRPTGDTATETFPVPVVISNLRGDATMHEKCLNLLCQASSVVVVFSGNLREKEKQVLASCREMARKLILIDLSDESEKEENRVVGFVGQNLEENMGLPEGSVLQGGALSEEELANKLCDTLKDLLPDLLPVTVEAAAKLAEDLGLNVDEGPVCKNVMATVDEMLKGLDEGSAQFREKQLPLQGPLWSKLAKIEKEESKHKKEGKEIDPQLQKDKKDILAELGSYKMTPVMKIFTNALFTTDKMERTYFLSWMKLRLQLKQIERQNSPQALLTNLQTENISVENENIEDSDSFCTDSSFDAEQTEELPVNNELQVLEQHSAIGQELEHTKQHEEPELALAKSDVITSAKQLMCPDASSEDRVVSVSYPSEPDPFSLGLEHFLREMGLIFELTHISPGSGSHNVLRLPSLAADLLLYGIPLELMDGDAANIPMRWLSCVIAELKRRLPQQCRTRALTNIGVHHAGNAEVLSALFGVKFAEGRKRSTRGIYMNALCLPDNLRKDMECDYLLLIDVEGLGLLSQDNKINPQIHDNEMATVATGLSDVLMQNISPHGGSDFEAVFTVIVNALLRIRECGSAPICELLTQDERINSLLQATQLRRVSEMLQAQTENKATNNGDKHYAKTSSCITCVRGPWSSIPLSEPCDKQYSKAVLKLKQNLFGAIKKCATKSKASSLSEFISHLCAVWDAVKTDSFAIRLQNADIPLAFSLLCTEFYQWEGSFDEHMESWLMAATHEIFATKAKALDHAVQNDLLSKLKDEAREEIRTEVDKLRSKVEASLTQDDLLKINTETFKPILMSNVDDLQERKTEEIMQRLDTVNESHCSSTRVKKFKTLLGKEQESKLLELVDNSKSTKVLLQDAELEEEFEVVWCKTLSGLDLRPSETDDITTRVTNILKDNLISRGLQKHMKKLEVIDQNQKSNFQINDDHFGYRNRLKHMFEDNNRLQRLEAQQVACTIIEKYKQFAAEKSCLPTGFSDSYITELLENVENALKEKSMEIRSAFEVDLKVYLCSAAIQDFQKQHAKDTEILRCISAAKSTHLAEFIYEFRKKDQCQRVAQSFTTTVFKPTVLDYIYRPLGMKISKEVQAKEQQFQSPHTFHQNLLEDLIKEDCFERFLEYLHSYDSYRLKKIQETVLPYLSESLDKWRQQRLGEIVGKIAAAVSQVAGSTGSVLSDTKPLLESVCLTLEGNADVEVNRTPLEGPLFSITTEWDRFVTCLMELLAALRLNLVQEFSQNSDITQLLQSLPIQPQHCLFSKVRGCDKQCPLCGTPCEVEEVGHEVHRAVLHRPKGVLPFDSCSLSYIGFSEIMTQSNPGLNNDAQNTAVARGDIDSSYLNWDLCPEDPNSQMFSPYWRYVLVRFNEKFAKEYQKKPASIPEEWRKITQEEALDSLKEVFLTKHW is encoded by the exons ATGTCATTCAAATCTGCTAGGAGGCTAACCAGCAAGAGGAAAA AACCTCCAAAAGACAATGCTCAGGTAGAGGTTTTAAATAAACTGGGCCTGGAGACCTTCTGGACCACACCACTGGACCCAGCATCTATGCTGGACATCAGCACTTGGACTCTGGAGAACAAAGCTCCTCAAGACCCCAAGGATCTACCAAATGCTTTCCTTCAACGTCTTTGGATGCTGAGTCCAGATGCCCGGAGTTCTTGCTGCAAGCCACCTTATGATGTTCAGAATGATGCGAACAAATCATCTGAAGAGAAGGTCAATCATGTTGGAGAAGAAAGTCAGTATGCCATCCATCCTCTTGATCTAGTTACAGCGGTCTTTATGTCTTCCAACACTTTCCTTCAGCAAGAGATGACAATGCGCATGGTGCAATGCCAGTTTGCAGTGCCCCTAGTCCTTCCAAACATAGATCCAGAAGAACCCAGTCACTTCCTTCTGTGGCCCATGAGAGGTGTTTTGAGCCAGTGGAGATCTCATTTTCCAGATAAAAACAGGACAGTCCAAGAGGGGCATTTGGCAAGTACATGCATGCCAATGGTTTCTTGTGTGAAACTTGGTCTCTGCAGTATCTCTAAGTCACAGGTGTTAAACCATGTCATCCGTGGACTCAAATTTCAGAGTGAAACATTTCTCCACAGGGGGGTGGATGGAGGAGAGCTACCACGAAGACTCTCCAATGGCCTGGTAGAGATTGGATGGTATCGACCCACTGGAGACACTGCCACAGAAACTTTCCCTGTCCCTGTAGTCATTTCAAACCTACGTGGTGATGCCACTATGCATGAGAAATGTCTCAACCTTCTATGTCAAGCATCTTCAGTGGTGGTTGTTTTCTCTGGAAATCttagggagaaagaaaaacaagttctTGCTTCCTGCAGAGAAATGGCAAGAAAGCTCATACTGATTGATCTTTCTGACgagagtgagaaagaggagAACAGAGTGGTTGGGTTTGTTGGTCAGAACCTTGAAGAGAACATGGGGCTTCCTGAAGGATCAGTGCTGCAAGGGGGAGCTTTGAGTGAGGAGGAACTGGCAAATAAGCTGTGTGACACCTTGAAAGATCTGTTACCAGATCTGTTACCTGTTACAGTTGAGGCAGCAGCAAAATTAGCAGAGGACCTAGGCCTTAATGTGGATGAAGGACCAGTCTGTAAAAATGTAATGGCCACAGTGGATGAAATGCTGAAAGGTTTAGATGAGGGTTCTGCTCAATTTAGGGAGAAGCAGCTTCCTTTGCAGGGGCCCTTATGGAGCAAATTGGCCAAAATTGAAAAAGAGGAGAGCAAGcacaaaaaagaaggaaaagaaatagaCCCCCAActgcaaaaagataaaaaagacattttggcTGAGTTGGGCAGCTACAAAATGACCCCAGTGATGAAGATTTTCACCAATGCGCTTTTCACAACAGATAAAATGGAGAGGACTTATTTTCTATCTTGGATGAAGTTGAGACTTCAGCTAAAGCAaatagaaagacaaaacagtccACAGGCTCTACTCACAAACTtgcagacagaaaatataagtgttgaaaatgaaaacattgaaGACAGTGATAGTTTCTGCACTGATTCATCATTTGATGCAGAGCAAACTGAAGAGCTGCCTGTAAATAATGAATTGCAGGTTTTGGAGCAACACTCTGCCATTGGACAAGAGCTGGAGCATA CAAAACAGCACGAGGAACCAGAGTTGGCATTAGCTAAATCAGATGTTATTACTTCTGCCAAACAACTTATGTGCCCAGATGCTTCCTCTGAAGATCGGGTAGTCTCAGTTTCATATCCTTCCGAACCTGATCCATTCTCACTGGGTCTTGAGCACTTTTTACGGGAAATGGGCCTAATTTTTGAGCTAACGCACATCAGCCCTGGAAGTGGTAGCCACAATGTGTTGCGTCTGCCTAGCTTAGCGGCAGACTTGCTTCTCTATGGGATTCCACTTGAATTAATGGATGGAGATGCCGCAAACATCCCCATGCGCTGGCTGAGCTGTGTAATTGCAGAGCTCAAACGCCGCCTACCTCAACAGTGCAGGACCCGAGCGCTGACAAACATTGGAGTGCATCATGCTGGAAACGCTGAGGTTCTTTCTGCATTATTTGGGGTTAAATTCGCTGAAGGACGAAAAAGGTCCACCAGGGGAATATACATGAACGCCCTCTGCCTACCTGATAACCTTAGAAAGGACATGGAGTGTGATTATCTGTTGTTAATTGATGTAGAAGGTCTGGGCCTACTGTCTcaagacaacaaaataaatcCCCAGATCCATGACAACGAGATGGCCACTGTTGCAACAGGATTGAGTGatgttttaatgcaaaacatCTCTCCCCATGGAGGTTCTGATTTTGAAGCCGTCTTTACTGTCATAGTTAATGCTCTCCTACGCATCAGAGAATGTGGCTCTGCGCCCATCTGTGAACTCCTGACCCAGGATGAAAGAATTAACAGTTTATTACAAGCCACACAATTAAGGCGTGTTTCTGAAATGCTCCAGGCTCAGACTGAGAACAAAGCAACTAACAATGGTGATAAGCATTATGCAAAGACCTCAAGCTGTATCACCTGTGTCAGAGGGCCTTGGTCCAGTATTCCCCTCTCTGAGCCATGTGATAAACAGTATAGCAAGGCTGTGTTAAAGCTTAAGCAAAACCTGTTTGGGGCAATTAAGAAGTGTGCAACAAAGTCCAAAGCCTCGAGTCTCTCTGAATTTATAAGCCATCTGTGTGCTGTTTGGGATGCAGTAAAAACAGATTCTTTTGCCATTCGTCTGCAAAATGCTGATATACCTTTAGCATTCTCATTGTTGTGCACAGAGTTTTACCAGTGGGAGGGCAGTTTCGATGAGCACATGGAAAGTTGGCTTATGGCAGCAACACATGAAATCTTTGCCACAAAGGCAAAGGCTTTGGATCATGCAGTCCAAAATGACCTTCTGAGTAAGTTGAAGGATGAAGCCAGAGAGGAGATCAGAACAGAGGTGGACAAACTCAGGTCCAAAGTAGAGGCCTCTTTGACACAGGATGACCTGctcaaaataaacactgaaacattcaAGCCTATCTTAATGAGCAATGTGGATGACCTTCAGGAGCGTAAAACTGAAGAGATAATGCAAAGGCTGGATACAGTCAATGAGAGCCACTGTTCTTCCACACGAGTGAAAAAGTTTAAGACATTACTGGGAAAAGAACAGGAGTCCAAGCTACTTGAACTGGTGGACAACAGCAAGTCAACCAAAGTTCTCCTTCAGGATGCAGAACTAGAAGAAGAGTTTGAGGTTGTTTGGTGTAAGACGTTGTCCGGTCTTGACCTCAGGCCTTCAGAAACAGATGATATTACTACAAGAGTAACAAACATTCTGAAAGACAACTTAATCAGCCGCGGTCtccaaaaacacatgaaaaaactTGAAGTCATTGACCAAAACCAGAAATCAAACTTCCAGATAAATGATGATCACTTTGGATACCGCAACAGATTAAAGCACATGTTTGAAGACAACAACAGGCTCCAGAGATTAGAAGCTCAGCAGGTAGCGTGCACTATcatagaaaaatacaaacagtttgCCGCAGAAAAATCTTGTTTACCAACAGGTTTCTCTGACAGCTATATTACAGAACTGTTAGAAAATGTTGAAAACGCTTTGAAGGAAAAATCTATGGAAATCAGATCAGCCTTTGAGGTGGATCTTAAAGTTTATCTCTGCAGTGCTGCAATACAGGACTTTCAAAAGCAACATGCCAAAGACACAGAGATTTTGAGATGTATCTCTGCAGCCAAGAGTACACACTTAGCAGAGTTTATTTACGAGTTCAGAAAGAAAGACCAGTGTCAGAGGGTAGCCCAATCATTCACCACCACAGTCTTCAAACCTACAGTATTGGACTACATCTACAGACCATTGGGGATGAAAATTTCAAAGGAGGTCCAAGCTAAAGAACAGCAGTTTCAGTCCCCACATACCTTCCACCAAAACCTGCTGGAAGATCTAATCAAGGAAGACTGCTTTGAAAGATTCCTGGAGTACTTACATTCCTATGACAGCTACAGACTGAAGAAAATCCAGGAGACAGTGTTGCCCTACCTCTCTGAATCACTGGATAAATGGAGGCAACAGAGGCTTGGAGAAATTGTTGGAAAAATTGCAGCAGCAGTTAGCCAAGTGGCAGGAAGCACTGGTAGTGTGCTGAGTGATACGAAGCCGCTGCTGGAGAGTGTGTGCCTAACTTTAGAGGGAAATGCAGATGTGGAGGTTAACAGGACCCCTCTGGAGGGACCTCTCTTCAGTATCACCACAGAATGGGATCGCTTTGTCACATGTCTAATGGAGTTACTGGCTGCACTGCGGTTGAACCTAGTTCAAGAGTTCTCCCAAAATTCGGACATCACCCAGCTTCTACAATCCCTTCCAATTCAACCCCAACACTGTCTCTTCAGCAAAGTGAGAGGCTGCGACAAGCAGTGTCCGCTCTGTGGAACCCCCTGTGAGGTGGAGGAAGTGGGGCATGAGGTGCACAGGGCTGTGCTCCATCGGCCCAAAGGTGTACTGCCATTTGACTCCTGTTCTCTGTCCTATATTGGTTTCTCCGAAATCATGACCCAGAGCAACCCAGGCCTGAACAATGATGCACAGAATACAGCTGTAGCACGCGGGGACATTGATTCCTCCTACCTTAACTGGGACCTCTGCCCTGAGGACCCAAACAGCCAGATGTTCAGTCCTTACTGGAG GTATGTGTTGGTGAGGTTTAACGAGAAATTTGCAAAGGAATATCAGAAGAAGCCTGCATCAATACCTGAGGAGTGGAGGAAGATCACTCAGGAGGAGGCACTAGACAGTCTGAAAGAGGTCTTCCTCACCAAACACTGGTGA